TATCCAGCAGTGGGGACGAATGAGGTAGGTGCAGGGTCGTCCTTGTAGGGCCCAGTGATTTCTTCAGAGGTCCTCCGGTCACCGCCATATACACCACCATTGTTGAAAACAATCACAACCACCGGTAACTGATATCGAACTAAAGTCTGCAAGGGATACAAGAAGTGAGCATACACATGAAATTCCTTCATAGAAGAATAGGAGACTGAGATTTCTTTTTGCATATTATTGGAGTGAAGATTAAGATAAGGATAGTAAGTGATGTACACCCAGCACAATAGAAGTTCGTGTTTAGATCCTCCTATGCAGattcatataaataaatatctGCCTGCAAAGCTTGCCAAGAAGGGAATGCTAACTGACTGTTGTTCCGTTTAATACTGTGCAGCCAGGAGTAGACTAGATGAACAAATATGCAACATCACTCGTGAAATCCATATGCAATGTGTAGTCTGGCTAAACCCAGATATGCATTTTGATCTGCGcatctattctttttatattgtcTGATTATTCCTCCAAGCACTTACCGACATGAAACTCAGGACATAAGAACTTAAGAGATGATGGAAAATCACTCTTAATTTTTCTATGTTTTGGCATAAAGCAATCTCTACTTGTTCATCCCCTGTTTCTCTATAAGAGGAAATCTTCATTTTTCGGTATTCCAAGGACTACAGAAACAATTAGATTGAACCTCACAATGGCACTGTAAATGCTAACACCCTCATTCTTGTTCCAGTGCAGAAGGAATGGAAAGCAAAACACTTTGGTAGGCATCCGGAGAAAGTCCATGTTATACCTCAGTCTTTGCATAATGTAGATAAGCAAGCATAGAATGCAGCCTTCACATGTGCGCAACCATGTGTGGCATATGGAACAAGCGCATGAAGCTAATGAAATTATTCCTTCTTATGTAAAATGAATTAGGTCAAGAGGTCAAACAAAAGCACCGTCAATGAAGGAGAGCAGGCAGGTCCACTCAGACTGGGAgaggaagaatagaaaaaataaaatgacatcCATAAGAGACTGAAGTTTAAAGAAGATTTATTTGGATAAACATAAGACTGGCACATTCCCCAGTTCCTTCGATGCTGCCATTATAGATCAAGCTTATCCTCCAGGTGACTTAATTACACCCCATCAAGATATTAAACTCATGGAAATTTacccaatatttattttttattttaaaaaaaacctTCGGAAGAAAggctcattttcttttgttatatcATATACCAGAGTTTGCCATGATTCTACCGCATATCTCTACCCAGTTAGCAAAAGCCATACTACAGATGTTGtagagaaaaggcaaaagataCATCTAAACACAAAACCTATTGACATATTCAAAATCTTTCTCTGCGTAAATTACAGCAGCCATATATGACTCAAACTAATGCAATGCGAGCACTATGGAATATAATTGAATACCCAACCCATCAAAAGTTCAGAATTCATATATACAGAATAAAACAGCATCCTGGATGCAGTCCTACTGTCCTAGTTGTATTAATCTGGTAGAAATTCCTGCTGTCTGATTTGCAAAATGTAACTTTAGTTCCCTATGGTGGTTCATTAAAATGTGTTCTTCAAGGGTATTTGTTTCTATTGTTGCTGCAAGCCTGCCACTACTTTAAGGGTATTGACTGCGGGCAGAAAATGGAAGATCTGCCCATCCAAAGTTCGCCACTGCCAGCAAAAGTGCTTTCTTTTGTAGGTAAAAAGATAAACTATACTGCACCAAGGGGGTGCATACCCATCCATATAAAGAGCTCACAAAGCTAGGAAGAGCTCACAAAAGCAGGCATCTGTAAGATCAACCTACGCATTACATGCAAATGTAAGTTTCCACTAATACTTAAATTGTAAACTTTAAGCCAGCAAAAGTTCTTTGCCACTAAGAATAGTCTAATTGCTGGGGCTTAGTCTCGCATGGTTTAACGTCCTGGTAGCTATGTGCTGTCACCAAAGTAGCTATGCTGCCTGAGTCAATTTTTATCAACACCAGTTTTAAGTTAAAGCAACTAGACCCTTTGTGTGGCTGGATGTCAATCTATGATCAACCCCTACTTGTGGATCTCCAAGGAAGGGTCCAAACATGACTACTGCTGCACTGTAGGTGCTCCTACAGCCAAATCTGAGAGGATTGCCATTAGTTGGTTGGCACTCCAACTATTTTTCGACACAAGACAATTATGCATGTCAAATTCCTCATGGAGCTAATGTGGCGATAGCATGCACAGTAAGCAGTCAGTGAGAAAAAAATGCTGATCATCAATCATCTACATTTGAACAAAACAGAACAATCTTACAGAATAGACAATATGAATGTTCCTATTAATTTCCTATTAATGGTGGTCTGCACAGGCACCTTAAACATGCATCTACCATCATTCGAGACAAGCAACTCATACGCTTCAAATCACAGAAATATCGATTGACAATAACAACATGAGGTAAATTGAGCACCATTCACCGGCCTATGAAGAAAGCATACCTCAACTTCCATCGCACTGAACCCAAACCCAGAATCACCTTCAACCGCGACCACAAGCCTATCAGGGGAAGCCACAGCAGCTGCAACGCAATAACCCAACCCGACTCCCATGGTGCCCCACGTCCCAGCATCCAATCGAGTCCTCGGCTCGGTCTGAACCAACACAGCCCTCCCAATGTCCATCGTATTCGCCCCTTCGGAAACCAATATCGGCGCGGGACTTCCCATTCCCAGAATCGCATCCCTTATGATCTTCATCGGTGTCAAGAAATTAAAGGGCACGACTTCCTTCGCCAACTGAGCCTCCATCCTCGACACATTCTCCTTCGACTTCTTCGAAATCGCCTCGACCCACGGATGAGACCTCCCCAAGCAAAACGGGTCGTCCTTGATCTCCTTGTTGATCAATTCCAACACCCTCTTAGCATCACCCACCAAACCCAAGAACGGCTTCCTCAACTCAATCTCCTCTTTGCTCACATCAACCAAAATGAACTTCACATCGCGAGACCACTTGGGCGGCTCCCCGAAATGCAACAGCCAATTGAGCCGCGCGCCGACGACGAGCGCAACGTCGCACTTCCCGATCGCGAGCGACCTCGCCGCGGTCGCCGCCAGCTCGTGCGTGTCGGGCAGAAGGCCCTTCCCCATCGGGGTCGGCAAGAACGGGATCCCGCTCACCTCCACCAGCTTCCTCAACTCGTCCTCCGCCCTCGCAAAGGCCGCGCCTTTCCCGAACACGATCAGCGGCCTCGCGGCGCCCCTCAGCAAAGCGACGGCCTCCTCAATTTGGGAACTCAACACGTTCGACATCTCCTCCTTCAACCGGCACTTCTCGGCCTCGTCCAGGAGGCTCTCGGCCTCCGACTCCGTCACCGTCTGGTGCAACACGTCCGTCGGGAGATCCAAGTAACACCCCCCGGGCCGACCCGAGACGGCGTGGTCGAGGACCCGGGCCACGCAGCCGGGGACTTCCCTAATGTCCCTGGCTTTCGCCGAGAACTTGGAGAAGGGCTTCACGGCTTCCACCTGATCGAGCTCCTGGAAGTCCCCCCGCCCGAAATCCTGCTGGTCGCACGAGCCGGAGATCATCACCATCGGCCAGGCGTTGGCCATGGCGTTGGACATCCCGGCGAGGCCGTGGACGCAGCCCGGGCCGGAGACGGTGAGGAGGACGCCGGGGCGGCCGGTGAGGTAGCCGTAGGAGGAGGCGGCGTAGCCGGCGGACTGCTCGTTGTGGAAGGCGATGAACCGGACGCCCAGGGCGACGGCCCGGTTGGCGAGGGAGGTGACGGGGATGCCCACGACGCCGAACATCCGGTCCACCCCGAACCGGGCCAGGGACTTGGCGGCGAGGACGTTGCCGTCGATGCGGGCCGGAGCTCCGGTCGGGTTCGGGTTGGGATCCGCCATGGGTGCGTAAGGTAGTCGAGGTGGGTGGGGTTGTGGCGATGTCAAGTGAAATAGACAGTGATGCGGAAGGAGTTCGACTGGAGCGTTTATATATAACTTAGATGACTTGTCGATTAGGCAGCCACGCTGTTACCAAATCCATGATTATCGGGGGAGGTGTTTTCTCCATAACTGCTTGAATTTACGTCTGTACCCTtcaaggctttttttttttttttttttttttaaatgaacaaaatagGGGATCCACGCCTCCTCCCTCACATCGACCCGTGTATTCTGAATTTTATTCCCGAATTGCTCCAGAcgatttttaacttttttcacCCGCGTCTACGTGGAAACGAACGAACTCTTTTTACCATTTGAGCCAGCGCGTTGTCGGTAGTGATGAGGTATTTTTAAATagttggacaaaaaaaaaaaaatacataccttatgatgtttttgtgtcaagaacccaaaaaaaaaaaaaaaaaaaaacagagagagaagtgctttgggttttttttttttttttttgattttctataggaaacttactttgaaaagtgcttaatttattaaaattggtcttttttttttttttttgtgcggtATCTTATTacactatttcttttttaacccactcgaaacttacgcgtccctaccccgATTTAAGGCgatgaacccctcacctccccctgaCATCATTTAATAACCCAATTatgtaaaaatagattttgtAAGTCGAGCATTGCACTATTTTACTTGTATTATGCAATCACCAAagatttctcatttatttaGGAATATTGAGTAGcgatttttttccttgtttgccCCAAAACAATCATATCAACAAATCAAACGTGATGGTAAATTTTGGTAGTTTCATTAATTTGGAGTAATCCCTACCTTGTAGGGATCTTGAATCCTCtttttgattatttatgaaGATTACAGTTCCAATAATTTAGCAAGTAAATGATAAGCTAACGTACAAGTCAATATATTTTGGAAAAGGACAATTAGATAGAAATTCAAATATCTTCTGCAACCACTCGATCTACAAGTGATGCATGTCCTACTGATATTATATGCTTAAGATTGCAAAAGATAAACCCAAAAATCTTATCAGTAATAGtccatatttcaattttgtctttcATTAACCTTATAATACGGGATGAGTTACTTTGAAGGCAGGGGCAGAATGGGGAAAGCAGTCCCAGAGATTTCGTTTTGACCCGGATTGCTGGGGCAGGAAGAAGCGAAGTCGCAAATTGATTTCGAGCAATAATGTCTACCTTGGCCTTTTGGCATCATCGGTGGGTC
The window above is part of the Eucalyptus grandis isolate ANBG69807.140 chromosome 6, ASM1654582v1, whole genome shotgun sequence genome. Proteins encoded here:
- the LOC104449677 gene encoding 2-hydroxyacyl-CoA lyase; this encodes MADPNPNPTGAPARIDGNVLAAKSLARFGVDRMFGVVGIPVTSLANRAVALGVRFIAFHNEQSAGYAASSYGYLTGRPGVLLTVSGPGCVHGLAGMSNAMANAWPMVMISGSCDQQDFGRGDFQELDQVEAVKPFSKFSAKARDIREVPGCVARVLDHAVSGRPGGCYLDLPTDVLHQTVTESEAESLLDEAEKCRLKEEMSNVLSSQIEEAVALLRGAARPLIVFGKGAAFARAEDELRKLVEVSGIPFLPTPMGKGLLPDTHELAATAARSLAIGKCDVALVVGARLNWLLHFGEPPKWSRDVKFILVDVSKEEIELRKPFLGLVGDAKRVLELINKEIKDDPFCLGRSHPWVEAISKKSKENVSRMEAQLAKEVVPFNFLTPMKIIRDAILGMGSPAPILVSEGANTMDIGRAVLVQTEPRTRLDAGTWGTMGVGLGYCVAAAVASPDRLVVAVEGDSGFGFSAMEVETLVRYQLPVVVIVFNNGGVYGGDRRTSEEITGPYKDDPAPTSFVPTAGYHTLIEAFGGTGYLVTTPAELKHALSESFSARKPTVVNVIIDPYAGSESGRLQHKN